A region of uncultured Desulfobacter sp. DNA encodes the following proteins:
- a CDS encoding ferritin family protein, with protein MFTLNDLFDIAIKMEENGRAVYLGALGQAGSSDIASLIQWMADEENRHKSWFEKQKASLSPNSLDLGVMLPGVIKEMMGDGSLSLSDLDFSEISSPVQMLQTFIMFEKDTILFYEFLEAFVESESVKAGLQEIIVEETIHVDKISAMIREFEPGGT; from the coding sequence ATGTTTACCCTCAATGATTTGTTCGATATTGCCATTAAAATGGAAGAAAACGGCCGAGCTGTCTATCTTGGGGCACTTGGACAGGCCGGCAGCTCGGATATTGCAAGTCTTATCCAGTGGATGGCCGATGAAGAAAACCGTCACAAGTCCTGGTTTGAAAAACAGAAAGCCAGCCTTTCTCCAAACAGTCTGGACCTTGGCGTTATGCTTCCCGGTGTTATTAAAGAGATGATGGGGGACGGCAGCCTGTCCTTAAGCGACTTGGATTTTTCAGAAATCTCCTCACCCGTGCAGATGCTTCAAACGTTCATAATGTTTGAAAAAGATACGATTCTGTTCTACGAATTTCTGGAGGCCTTTGTGGAATCAGAATCGGTCAAGGCAGGACTGCAAGAAATTATCGTTGAAGAGACAATACATGTGGACAAGATATCCGCCATGATTCGGGAGTTTGAGCCTGGGGGAACTTAG
- a CDS encoding pyruvate carboxylase, whose amino-acid sequence MEVVGKKIKRLLIANRSEIAIRVTRAAHELGMETVAIYSQEDRFALHRFKTGESYLIGEGKGPIEAYLDIEGIVRLAKEHNVDAIHPGYGFLAEKPEFAEACAQAGIKFVGPSPEVMRKLGNKVSARKVAVEAGAPVVPASGPLPYDDKKVIEIAEEIGYPIMLKASWGGGGRGMRAVESTKELLAQVDAARKESSAAFGSDEVYFEKLVRKARHLEVQILGDSQGNIIHLYERDCSVQRRNQKVVERAPSTFLSEEKRQELCQAGLAIAKTVGYESAGTVEFLMDMDSEKFYFMEVNPRIQVEHTVTEEVTGIDIVKAQLRIAQGMTIGSPESLIPTQENVRLSGHAIQCRITTEDPENNFIPDYGRITAYRTAAGFGIRLDAGTAYSGAIVTRYFDSLLTKVTAWGANSEEARLKMNRALTEFRILGVATNLQFLQNLVNHPTFVNAEYTTKFIDETKELFSFTKRRDRASRLLSFLGDVIVNGNEDVKNRTVPASYVHQPTVPKYSVQQAQPGLKQLLDSEGPKAVASWMKDQKKLLITDKTMRDAHQSLLATRVRSFDLLKIAPAYAALLPDLFSVECWGGATFDVAMRFSKECPWERLQGLRKAMPNLLTQMLLRASNGVGYTNYPDNVIKYFVKQAAENGMDLFRVFDSLNWVENMRLAMDSVLENNKICEASICYTGDILDPNRTKYSLKYYVDMAKELEKAGAHILAIKDMAGLLKPAAAKVLIEALKNEIGLPIHLHSHDTSGIAAATLLSAADAGVDAIDCAMDSMSGLTSHPNLGSIVAALKNTPRDTGMNSESLAIISNYWEKVRQMYIGFESEFHSGTSEVYLHEMPGGQYTNLRQQARALGIEERWPEVAKVYRDVNEMFGDIVKVTPSSKVVGDMALSMITSGITKEDVLDPNKEVSFPESVVTFFKGMMGQPPGGFPKQLQKKILKGEEPITVRPGQLLTPADMDAERAEAEKLAERKISDCELASYLMYPDVFIDYTKHRRTYGNVSVLPTLNFFYGMKREEELSVDIGSGKTLIIRFMARGKADDEGKREVFFELNGQSRIVKVPDRSKAPERAPREKANPAVLGEVGSPMPGLISAVCVTENQEIERGDVLVTIEAMKMQTNVLSDVSGIVERIVTSVGTQVDAKDLLVVIKRKEE is encoded by the coding sequence ATGGAAGTTGTAGGAAAAAAAATCAAGCGCCTCTTGATTGCCAACCGTAGTGAAATAGCCATCCGTGTAACACGCGCTGCGCATGAGCTTGGAATGGAAACTGTTGCTATTTACTCCCAAGAGGACAGATTTGCACTTCACCGGTTTAAAACCGGTGAAAGTTATTTGATTGGAGAAGGAAAAGGCCCTATTGAAGCCTATCTAGATATTGAAGGAATTGTCCGGCTCGCAAAGGAACATAATGTAGATGCCATCCACCCCGGATATGGATTTCTTGCAGAAAAGCCCGAATTTGCCGAAGCTTGTGCCCAGGCCGGTATTAAATTTGTCGGGCCATCCCCCGAAGTTATGAGAAAACTGGGGAATAAGGTTTCAGCGCGTAAAGTGGCAGTAGAAGCAGGTGCACCTGTTGTTCCGGCAAGTGGTCCACTGCCTTATGATGATAAAAAAGTCATTGAGATTGCGGAAGAGATCGGCTACCCCATCATGCTGAAAGCCAGCTGGGGCGGTGGCGGCAGAGGCATGCGGGCGGTGGAAAGCACCAAAGAACTTTTGGCCCAGGTTGATGCTGCCCGAAAGGAATCCAGCGCTGCGTTCGGAAGTGATGAAGTTTATTTTGAAAAACTAGTAAGAAAAGCCAGACACCTCGAGGTTCAAATTCTGGGGGATTCCCAGGGCAATATTATTCATCTTTACGAACGGGACTGCTCAGTTCAAAGAAGAAATCAAAAGGTTGTTGAAAGGGCGCCATCCACATTCCTTTCAGAGGAAAAGCGCCAGGAATTGTGCCAGGCAGGTCTGGCCATTGCCAAGACAGTAGGATATGAAAGTGCCGGAACCGTTGAGTTCCTGATGGATATGGACAGTGAAAAGTTCTACTTCATGGAAGTCAACCCCAGAATCCAGGTAGAACATACGGTAACAGAGGAAGTAACCGGAATTGACATTGTCAAGGCGCAATTAAGAATTGCCCAGGGAATGACCATCGGATCCCCTGAAAGCCTGATCCCCACCCAGGAGAATGTCAGACTGAGCGGCCATGCCATTCAATGCCGTATTACAACCGAAGATCCCGAAAATAACTTTATTCCCGATTACGGAAGAATCACAGCCTATCGGACGGCAGCAGGCTTCGGCATTCGTCTGGATGCCGGAACCGCGTATTCCGGGGCAATCGTTACCCGCTATTTTGATTCCCTTTTGACAAAAGTAACCGCATGGGGTGCCAATTCCGAAGAGGCACGTTTGAAAATGAATCGTGCCCTGACGGAATTCAGGATTTTGGGCGTTGCCACAAACCTGCAGTTTTTACAAAACCTGGTTAATCATCCAACCTTCGTAAATGCTGAATACACCACCAAGTTCATTGATGAGACCAAAGAGCTCTTCTCTTTTACCAAAAGGCGTGACCGGGCAAGCAGACTTCTTTCATTCCTTGGCGATGTAATTGTTAACGGCAATGAGGACGTCAAAAACCGTACCGTTCCGGCATCATATGTGCATCAACCCACTGTACCCAAATATTCTGTACAGCAGGCCCAGCCCGGACTTAAACAACTGCTGGACAGCGAAGGCCCTAAGGCCGTTGCAAGCTGGATGAAAGACCAGAAAAAACTGCTCATTACCGACAAGACCATGCGTGATGCGCATCAATCTCTGCTGGCCACCAGAGTGAGAAGCTTCGACCTTCTGAAGATTGCACCGGCGTATGCCGCTCTTTTGCCGGATCTGTTTTCCGTAGAGTGCTGGGGCGGTGCAACTTTTGATGTTGCCATGCGGTTTTCCAAAGAGTGTCCTTGGGAACGGCTCCAGGGATTGCGTAAGGCCATGCCCAACCTTTTGACTCAGATGTTGTTAAGGGCTTCCAATGGTGTGGGATACACCAATTATCCTGACAATGTTATCAAGTACTTTGTCAAACAGGCTGCTGAAAACGGCATGGATCTTTTCCGTGTTTTTGACTCCCTGAACTGGGTCGAAAACATGAGATTGGCCATGGATTCGGTTTTGGAAAACAATAAAATTTGTGAGGCCTCCATCTGTTATACCGGTGATATACTGGATCCCAACAGAACAAAATATAGCCTGAAATACTATGTGGATATGGCAAAGGAGCTGGAAAAAGCAGGTGCCCATATCCTGGCGATCAAGGATATGGCAGGATTGTTAAAGCCGGCGGCAGCAAAAGTGCTGATTGAAGCCCTAAAGAATGAAATTGGTCTGCCGATACACCTTCACAGCCATGACACCAGCGGCATTGCCGCAGCAACATTGCTGTCGGCAGCAGACGCAGGCGTTGACGCCATTGATTGTGCAATGGATTCCATGAGCGGGCTGACCTCACATCCCAACCTGGGTTCCATCGTTGCCGCACTTAAGAATACGCCGCGTGATACCGGCATGAATTCAGAATCCTTGGCCATTATTTCCAACTACTGGGAAAAAGTAAGGCAGATGTATATTGGTTTTGAAAGTGAATTCCACAGTGGAACCAGTGAAGTTTACCTGCATGAAATGCCTGGCGGACAATACACCAACCTGCGCCAGCAGGCCAGAGCACTGGGCATTGAAGAAAGATGGCCTGAAGTGGCAAAGGTGTATAGAGATGTAAACGAGATGTTCGGTGATATTGTAAAAGTAACACCAAGCTCCAAAGTTGTCGGAGATATGGCTTTGTCCATGATTACCAGTGGTATTACCAAAGAAGATGTTTTGGATCCGAACAAAGAAGTCTCTTTTCCGGAATCCGTGGTTACCTTTTTTAAGGGCATGATGGGGCAACCTCCCGGAGGATTTCCAAAGCAGCTTCAGAAAAAGATATTAAAAGGTGAAGAACCCATTACGGTTCGTCCCGGACAACTGCTTACCCCTGCTGACATGGACGCAGAGCGCGCCGAAGCCGAAAAACTGGCCGAAAGAAAAATTTCTGATTGCGAACTTGCTTCCTATTTGATGTATCCGGATGTATTCATTGATTACACTAAACATCGCAGGACCTATGGAAATGTCAGTGTTCTTCCAACCCTTAATTTCTTCTATGGAATGAAACGGGAAGAGGAGCTTTCTGTTGATATCGGATCCGGAAAAACACTTATTATTCGTTTCATGGCAAGGGGCAAGGCTGATGACGAAGGAAAAAGAGAGGTCTTTTTTGAACTAAACGGGCAGTCCCGGATCGTTAAAGTTCCTGACCGCTCCAAGGCTCCGGAAAGAGCTCCACGGGAAAAAGCCAACCCAGCTGTTCTTGGCGAAGTTGGATCGCCGATGCCGGGACTGATCTCCGCGGTTTGCGTTACTGAAAACCAGGAAATTGAACGCGGGGATGTTCTGGTTACCATCGAAGCAATGAAGATGCAGACCAATGTTCTTTCTGACGTATCCGGTATTGTTGAACGAATCGTCACATCCGTGGGAACACAAGTTGATGCAAAAGATCTCCTAGTTGTCATTAAGCGGAAAGAAGAATAA
- a CDS encoding LysR family transcriptional regulator: MIDRIHLSILNEIDRKGTLTAAAQALCLTQPALTHTMKKLESSIGIRLWEKDGRGLRLTRSGQYLLGVSRKILPQFVLAEKMLDQFAQGKRGMLCIGMECHPCHRWFSTIVAEYLAQWEDVEVDIKQEFQFDGIQALLDFEIDLLITPDTVDTKTISFTPVFEYEHVLAVPRNHSLAEKSHIIAEDLLDQILITYPVPVERLDIFTRCLIPAQCRPRQHKTIETTDIMLQMVASGRGVTALPRWLVEDSQKKFGLKAVSIGPDGIWKEISVGIRDQDSTTDYIQGFIQLAGQ, from the coding sequence ATGATTGACCGTATTCATCTGTCCATATTAAACGAAATAGACCGTAAAGGAACCTTGACAGCTGCAGCCCAGGCACTTTGCCTGACCCAACCGGCTCTTACCCACACCATGAAAAAACTTGAATCCAGTATCGGCATCCGACTCTGGGAAAAAGATGGCCGAGGGCTGCGTCTGACCCGATCAGGTCAATATTTACTCGGGGTTTCCCGTAAAATATTGCCCCAGTTTGTCTTGGCCGAAAAGATGCTTGACCAGTTTGCCCAGGGCAAAAGAGGGATGCTGTGTATCGGAATGGAGTGCCATCCCTGCCACCGCTGGTTTTCAACCATTGTTGCCGAATATCTTGCTCAGTGGGAGGACGTGGAGGTTGATATCAAACAGGAATTTCAATTTGACGGGATACAGGCATTGCTGGATTTTGAGATCGACCTTCTTATTACCCCGGATACCGTAGACACAAAAACCATTTCCTTTACGCCGGTCTTTGAATATGAACATGTGCTGGCTGTTCCCCGGAACCATTCTCTGGCCGAGAAAAGCCACATCATTGCAGAAGATCTGCTGGACCAAATACTGATCACCTACCCCGTCCCCGTAGAACGTCTTGATATTTTCACCCGGTGTCTCATTCCGGCTCAATGTCGCCCCCGGCAGCATAAGACCATTGAAACCACGGATATCATGCTCCAGATGGTGGCTTCGGGCAGAGGCGTCACAGCTCTTCCCCGCTGGCTTGTGGAAGACAGCCAAAAAAAATTTGGATTAAAGGCTGTTTCCATCGGTCCGGACGGCATCTGGAAAGAGATCAGTGTCGGAATTCGGGACCAGGACAGCACAACCGATTATATCCAGGGATTTATCCAGCTTGCCGGACAATGA
- a CDS encoding THUMP domain-containing protein, which translates to MNIPKKAILQKGRGKTRKLAKLEYIYERESRYFAQVAESVKDLALKEIQDLGGKNTQTVFRGIWFEADKSTFYKIVYMSRLVSRILVPLVEFDCQDKDALYKGARTIRWEEFLTTKKTFSITANVSESQITHSNFAGLRVKDAIADYFRDRTDRRPSVDPEAPWIMINVHVHRDRATISIDAGSGPLHKRGYREARVSAPMQETVAAAIIALSGWNGKEPLLDPMCGSGTLLCEALMHYSRIPAQIFREGFGFERLPDFDTREWESVKTAANQAIRPLPKGLIQGSDIDDTAVEATKINLMGLHYGAEIEVSQADFRERNPLENAVIITNPPYGIRMGKDLDMKLFYKDLGLFLKEQCKGGTAYIYFGDPSFIKNVPLAPSWKKNLEIGGLDGKLVKYQLY; encoded by the coding sequence TTGAACATACCCAAAAAGGCCATCCTCCAGAAAGGACGGGGCAAAACCCGGAAACTGGCCAAGCTTGAATATATTTACGAGCGGGAATCCCGCTATTTTGCCCAGGTGGCCGAAAGCGTCAAAGACCTGGCCTTAAAAGAGATCCAGGACCTTGGGGGGAAAAATACACAAACCGTATTCCGGGGCATCTGGTTTGAAGCGGACAAATCCACATTTTATAAGATCGTCTACATGTCCCGCCTGGTGTCACGGATACTTGTGCCCCTGGTTGAGTTTGACTGCCAGGATAAAGATGCATTGTACAAGGGTGCCAGAACAATCCGATGGGAAGAATTTTTAACGACCAAAAAAACATTTTCCATCACAGCCAACGTGTCTGAATCACAGATAACCCATTCCAATTTTGCCGGACTCAGGGTCAAGGACGCCATTGCCGATTATTTCAGGGACAGGACAGACCGCAGGCCTTCCGTGGACCCCGAGGCGCCCTGGATCATGATAAACGTCCATGTACATAGAGACAGGGCCACCATTTCCATTGACGCAGGTTCAGGACCTCTGCATAAAAGGGGGTACAGGGAAGCCAGGGTGTCCGCCCCCATGCAGGAAACAGTGGCCGCAGCCATTATCGCCCTGAGCGGATGGAACGGAAAAGAGCCGTTGCTGGATCCCATGTGCGGTTCCGGGACCCTTTTATGTGAAGCGCTGATGCACTACAGCCGGATTCCGGCCCAGATATTCCGTGAAGGGTTTGGCTTTGAGCGCCTGCCCGATTTTGACACCCGGGAATGGGAATCAGTGAAAACCGCTGCAAACCAAGCCATCCGTCCATTACCCAAAGGACTTATCCAAGGCAGCGATATTGATGACACTGCCGTTGAAGCCACAAAAATCAATCTCATGGGACTTCACTATGGCGCAGAAATTGAAGTGAGCCAGGCAGATTTCAGAGAGCGCAACCCGTTGGAAAATGCGGTCATCATTACAAACCCCCCTTACGGCATTCGCATGGGCAAAGATCTGGATATGAAATTATTTTACAAAGATCTGGGCCTTTTTTTAAAGGAACAGTGCAAAGGCGGTACGGCCTATATCTATTTCGGTGACCCTAGCTTTATCAAAAATGTACCCCTGGCCCCCTCCTGGAAAAAAAATCTGGAAATCGGAGGGTTGGATGGAAAGCTGGTAAAGTACCAGTTATACTGA
- a CDS encoding PEP/pyruvate-binding domain-containing protein translates to MKTKETGAGAPSIKIYHELMAYRVEDILLVSSPYDAFIMEEEGRLSNRIINEYKGLNLSRPPKLTIAFSVTQAFEQLERKAFDLILAMPGLAGMDLCAFGRQVKTQYSEIPIYLLLHNNCDINQYEVAHQEGGVDRTYIWAGNADLLMAIIKNFEDEKNVALDTQNAKVRVIIVVEDSPYHYSSLLPLLYRHIVIQTQTVMNDSINEDHRLLKMRGRPKILLAHDYEHAMTLFDRYRSYVLSVFTDMRYSVNGQADPQAGCKLLTRIKSEIPDLPTLILSTEEQNRGIAAAIDAQFINKNSNNLHDQIKSFFVTHLGFGAFVFRMPDSSEIARASNLRQIEKLLPEIPDASVLHHARHNDFSRWLLARGEIDFALSLKPYTIDDFPDAWEIKQFLMDRIHSRRKGSRQGHIIEFDSEKFDSDTDFMKIGTGSLGGKARGIAFMSHQLGTDPSLAQKFPEIDITIPQTVVIATDEFKMFVEENNLSRLLEQDEILDDAQMVERFLKAELPRSLKKDLRAYIQNVNYPLAVRSSSLFEDAHYQPFAGLYKTYMLPNVHTGIEKRLEHLITAVKLVYASTYLKAPRSYARSTMHRTEDEKMAVVLQQITGTRHQNYFYPSISGVAQSYNFYPIAHLKAEEGISYIALGLGKIVMEGGKTLRFCPKYPQFLPQFSMIDDILANSQKYFYALKIDEFPTHEKFSDTGADPCLAKLDIMEAKDHPAVRMFCSTFNLQDNRIRDRYSEKGFPVLTFASILKFSSFPLADILAEVTALGARWMGTSVEVEFAFDLPVESIRSKPQFSLLQIRPMGRYKQNLGVKIQEQDIKNAFCHSTLSLGNGEYEDIQDVVYVDPQTFEADKIPLIPREINKINAMFNHTGTKYILIGPGRWGSSDRWLGIPVVWSDISNVGVIVETTIKSIKADFSQGSHFFQNITSLGISYITVQDKGNDFIDYDFLSSREPATATRYLKHIRFDRPLKILVDGTTSQAVIMQSIAESGPQTTGDVPVIN, encoded by the coding sequence ATGAAAACAAAGGAAACAGGCGCGGGAGCACCTTCCATAAAAATTTATCATGAGCTCATGGCCTACAGGGTGGAGGATATCCTTTTGGTGTCCAGCCCCTATGATGCTTTTATCATGGAGGAAGAGGGTCGCCTTTCGAATCGAATCATCAATGAATACAAGGGGCTGAATCTGTCCCGGCCCCCGAAGCTGACCATTGCATTCTCGGTGACGCAAGCCTTTGAACAGCTTGAACGCAAAGCTTTTGACCTGATCCTTGCCATGCCCGGACTGGCCGGCATGGATCTGTGCGCCTTTGGCAGGCAGGTGAAAACGCAATACTCAGAAATCCCCATTTACCTGCTGCTTCACAACAACTGCGACATCAATCAGTATGAAGTTGCTCACCAGGAAGGCGGTGTTGACCGGACCTATATCTGGGCAGGAAATGCCGACCTGCTCATGGCCATTATAAAAAATTTTGAGGATGAAAAAAATGTGGCCTTAGATACACAGAATGCAAAGGTCAGAGTTATTATAGTGGTAGAGGATTCCCCCTATCATTACTCGTCATTACTGCCGCTTCTTTACAGACACATCGTCATTCAGACCCAGACGGTGATGAATGATTCCATTAATGAAGATCACAGACTTTTGAAAATGCGGGGCCGTCCCAAAATTCTTTTGGCCCATGATTATGAACATGCCATGACTCTGTTCGACAGGTACAGGTCCTATGTGCTCAGCGTATTCACGGATATGCGCTACTCCGTAAACGGCCAGGCTGATCCCCAAGCCGGCTGCAAACTTTTAACCCGGATCAAATCGGAAATTCCAGACCTGCCCACCCTGATCCTGAGCACGGAGGAACAAAACAGAGGCATTGCAGCAGCCATAGACGCCCAGTTTATCAATAAAAATTCAAACAACCTCCATGATCAGATCAAAAGTTTTTTTGTCACACATCTTGGATTCGGGGCCTTTGTGTTCCGCATGCCGGACAGCAGTGAAATCGCACGCGCCTCCAATTTAAGACAGATTGAAAAGCTGCTGCCTGAGATCCCGGACGCATCCGTGCTCCATCATGCCAGGCACAATGATTTTTCCCGATGGCTGCTTGCCCGTGGCGAAATTGATTTTGCCCTAAGCCTTAAGCCATATACCATTGATGATTTCCCCGATGCATGGGAGATCAAGCAGTTTCTCATGGACCGTATTCACTCCCGGCGCAAAGGCTCCCGTCAGGGGCATATCATTGAGTTTGACTCGGAAAAATTTGATTCTGACACCGATTTCATGAAAATCGGCACCGGCTCCCTGGGCGGCAAGGCAAGGGGAATTGCATTCATGTCCCACCAGCTGGGCACGGACCCTTCTCTGGCCCAGAAGTTTCCGGAAATAGACATTACCATCCCCCAGACCGTTGTCATTGCCACGGATGAATTCAAGATGTTTGTGGAAGAAAACAATCTGTCCCGGCTTCTGGAACAGGACGAAATTCTGGATGACGCCCAGATGGTAGAACGTTTTCTTAAAGCAGAACTGCCCCGGTCACTGAAAAAGGATTTAAGGGCATATATTCAAAATGTGAATTACCCCCTTGCCGTCAGATCTTCGTCCCTTTTTGAGGACGCCCATTACCAGCCCTTTGCCGGACTTTATAAAACCTATATGCTGCCCAATGTCCACACAGGCATTGAAAAACGTCTTGAACATCTGATTACCGCCGTAAAGCTGGTATATGCCTCAACCTATCTGAAAGCCCCGAGATCCTATGCCCGGTCCACCATGCATAGAACCGAGGACGAAAAGATGGCGGTCGTGCTTCAGCAGATCACCGGTACCCGGCACCAAAACTACTTTTACCCGTCTATATCAGGGGTGGCCCAGTCCTATAATTTCTATCCCATTGCCCATCTCAAAGCGGAAGAGGGCATATCCTACATTGCCCTGGGGCTTGGAAAAATTGTCATGGAGGGCGGCAAAACCCTTCGGTTCTGCCCGAAGTATCCACAGTTTCTGCCCCAGTTTTCCATGATCGATGATATTCTGGCAAACTCACAGAAATATTTTTACGCCCTGAAAATAGATGAATTTCCGACCCATGAAAAATTTTCCGATACAGGTGCAGATCCCTGCCTGGCAAAACTGGACATTATGGAAGCCAAGGATCACCCGGCCGTCAGGATGTTTTGCTCCACCTTTAACTTACAGGATAACCGTATCCGGGACCGGTATTCCGAAAAGGGATTTCCGGTGCTCACCTTTGCCAGTATTTTAAAATTCAGCTCCTTTCCCCTGGCAGATATCCTGGCCGAAGTTACGGCTCTGGGAGCCCGGTGGATGGGCACATCCGTTGAAGTGGAATTCGCCTTTGACCTGCCCGTTGAAAGTATCCGGTCAAAACCGCAATTCTCCCTTCTGCAGATCCGGCCCATGGGCCGGTACAAGCAGAACCTTGGGGTAAAAATCCAGGAACAAGACATTAAAAACGCTTTCTGCCACTCCACCCTTTCCCTTGGCAACGGCGAATATGAGGATATTCAAGATGTCGTTTATGTGGATCCCCAAACCTTTGAAGCGGATAAAATTCCTTTGATTCCTCGGGAAATCAACAAAATAAATGCCATGTTCAACCATACCGGAACAAAATATATACTCATCGGACCGGGGCGCTGGGGATCTTCGGACCGGTGGCTGGGCATTCCCGTGGTATGGAGCGATATTTCCAATGTAGGCGTTATAGTGGAGACCACCATCAAAAGCATTAAAGCGGATTTTTCCCAAGGGTCCCATTTTTTTCAAAACATCACCTCTCTGGGCATTTCCTATATAACAGTACAGGACAAGGGCAATGATTTTATTGATTATGATTTTCTCTCCAGCCGGGAGCCTGCTACGGCCACCAGGTATCTTAAACACATCCGGTTTGACAGACCTTTAAAAATCCTGGTGGACGGAACAACGTCCCAGGCCGTAATTATGCAAAGCATTGCCGAATCCGGGCCACAGACCACGGGCGACGTCCCTGTAATAAACTGA
- a CDS encoding HDOD domain-containing protein, which yields MKILIVDDEDISKNILLSKMAHMGTCVAVNNAKEALEELDKAKTDNQPFDLITLDVAMPGMGGQELLEHIRKNEIKNKIPKDDRVKILMITSRMNVGTINACIKRGCNGYLTKPVSQTQLIQSISQMGFELEQAENSGEKELSSSSGVAEIIKRFYSGKIILPVFPSIVKEIEELMAGKDPSVDDLAKIVEKDLVISGKLITVANSSLYKGLDDVNSLNGALVRLGLKHTLAACSALATRNLFDSDNEALKIEMDKLWVHSFAVASLARRLAEEKGFDNLDTVFLMGLVHDIGKMLLMKAFVDVYPDVSISDESLQLAIHEIHTTFGGVLLKKMHFSKQIIKIAEFHHWDKFEGNTDKELLVISLADSLTRLLGFSVLSKKDEDNTPEFEEGDLALEVENDEVKKFELDHDKIMEELSGVSALKVLDLDPEKVFSILEQIQPMIKENSRAF from the coding sequence ATGAAAATTCTCATTGTGGATGACGAAGATATCTCCAAAAACATTCTGCTCTCTAAAATGGCCCACATGGGAACCTGCGTGGCTGTAAACAATGCCAAAGAGGCCCTGGAAGAACTTGACAAGGCAAAGACGGACAATCAGCCCTTTGATCTCATAACACTTGATGTGGCCATGCCCGGCATGGGCGGCCAGGAACTTCTTGAACATATCCGGAAAAATGAGATCAAGAACAAAATACCCAAAGACGATCGGGTAAAAATTCTTATGATAACATCCCGGATGAATGTGGGCACAATTAATGCCTGCATCAAACGAGGATGCAACGGATACCTTACAAAACCCGTGAGCCAGACCCAGTTGATTCAAAGTATTTCCCAAATGGGCTTTGAACTTGAGCAGGCAGAAAACAGCGGCGAAAAAGAGTTGTCCTCCAGTTCAGGCGTGGCAGAGATTATTAAACGATTTTATTCGGGAAAAATCATACTGCCGGTGTTCCCGAGCATTGTCAAAGAAATTGAAGAGCTGATGGCCGGCAAAGACCCTTCCGTTGATGACCTGGCAAAAATTGTGGAAAAGGATCTGGTCATCTCAGGCAAGCTCATCACCGTTGCCAACTCTTCCCTATACAAAGGGCTGGACGATGTAAACAGCCTTAATGGCGCGTTGGTTAGGCTTGGGCTTAAACACACCCTGGCCGCATGTTCGGCCCTTGCGACAAGAAACCTTTTTGATTCAGACAATGAAGCGTTGAAAATCGAAATGGACAAGCTGTGGGTTCACTCCTTTGCCGTGGCATCCCTGGCAAGGCGTCTGGCCGAGGAAAAAGGGTTTGACAACCTGGATACTGTTTTCCTGATGGGCCTGGTCCATGATATCGGCAAAATGCTTTTAATGAAGGCTTTTGTGGACGTGTATCCGGATGTCTCCATCAGTGATGAAAGCCTGCAGCTTGCCATTCACGAAATCCACACCACCTTTGGTGGCGTCCTGCTGAAAAAAATGCACTTTTCCAAACAAATCATAAAAATTGCCGAATTTCACCACTGGGACAAGTTTGAGGGTAATACGGACAAAGAGCTTCTTGTAATCAGTCTTGCCGATTCTCTGACCAGGCTGCTGGGATTCAGCGTTCTTTCAAAAAAGGATGAAGACAATACTCCTGAATTTGAAGAAGGCGATCTTGCCCTGGAAGTGGAAAATGATGAAGTTAAAAAATTTGAGCTGGACCACGATAAAATCATGGAAGAACTGTCCGGAGTGTCTGCCCTGAAAGTTCTGGACCTGGATCCTGAAAAGGTATTTTCAATCCTTGAGCAGATTCAGCCCATGATCAAGGAAAATTCCCGTGCGTTCTGA
- a CDS encoding ISAzo13 family transposase — MIPHIVYDIKCNKAYVNIGISKDTSEFACDSLQLCWESYGQFQYPNCTSILMLADGGGSNSFRHYIFKEDLQKLSDRIGVEIRVAHYPPYTSKWNPVEHKVFPHITRALKGVILMGYSFVKELIETTRTQTGLEVKAHIVQKTYEIGRKYSEGFKENMRIIFDEYLGKWNYRAQPLKRN, encoded by the coding sequence ATAATTCCTCACATCGTTTATGATATAAAATGCAACAAGGCCTATGTCAATATTGGCATCAGCAAAGACACAAGCGAGTTTGCCTGTGATTCATTGCAGTTATGTTGGGAATCTTATGGTCAGTTTCAATACCCAAATTGCACATCAATTCTTATGCTGGCTGATGGAGGCGGCAGTAACTCATTTCGTCACTATATTTTTAAAGAAGATCTTCAAAAACTTTCGGATAGGATAGGAGTAGAAATCCGTGTTGCTCATTACCCTCCCTATACATCTAAATGGAATCCCGTGGAGCACAAAGTGTTTCCACATATCACAAGAGCTTTAAAAGGTGTTATTTTAATGGGTTATAGTTTTGTGAAAGAGTTGATTGAAACGACCAGAACGCAAACTGGATTGGAAGTAAAAGCTCATATTGTGCAAAAGACATATGAAATAGGAAGAAAATATTCAGAAGGTTTCAAAGAGAATATGAGAATTATTTTTGATGAATATTTGGGAAAATGGAATTACAGGGCACAACCGCTGAAACGTAATTGA